One genomic region from Sciurus carolinensis chromosome 2, mSciCar1.2, whole genome shotgun sequence encodes:
- the Acot4 gene encoding peroxisomal succinyl-coenzyme A thioesterase: FLGLNQARHTSFPRGLLLIGSRFTLAARLILEPAGGCCWDQPVRIAVRGLVPEQPVTLRASLRDEKGVLFRAHARYRADAGGELDLARAPALGGSFAGLEPMGLIWAMEPDKPYWRLLKRDVQTPFVVELEVLDGHEPDCGRLLARALHERHFMRPGVRRVPVREGRVRATLFLPPGPGPFPGIIDIYGVGGGLLEYRASLLAGHDFATLALAFYGFEDLPKDCSDIHLDYFEEAVCYMLQHPQVKGPGIGLLGISLGADICLSMASFLKNVSATVSINGSGSSGNTTIHYKQISIPPLGLDLRRIKVTFSGILDIVDIRNDFGVESENPSMIPIERAQGPILFIAGQDDHNWRSDLNVQMASEWLQAHGKKKHQIILYPGTGHYIEPPYFPLCPASTHNLLNKVVLWGGEPRAHSKAQVDAWKQILSFFCQHLGGTHKSVSPKL; the protein is encoded by the exons TTTCTGGGACTCAATCAGGCGCGCCACACATCATTCCCAAGGGGCCTCTTGCTTATCGGCTCAAGGTTCACCCTGGCTGCGAGACTGATCCTAGAGCCCGCGGGCGGCTGCTGCTGGGACCAGCCGGTGCGCATCGCCGTGCGCGGCCTGGTCCCGGAGCAGCCCGTCACGCTGCGCGCGTCCCTGCGCGACGAGAAGGGCGTGCTCTTCCGAGCCCACGCGCGCTACCGCGCGGACGCCGGGGGCGAGCTGGACCTGGCGCGCGCACCCGCGCTGGGCGGCAGCTTCGCCGGCCTGGAGCCCATGGGGCTGATCTGGGCCATGGAGCCTGACAAGCCGTACTGGCGCCTGCTGAAGCGGGACGTGCAGACGCCCTTCGTGGTGGAGCTGGAGGTGCTGGACGGCCACGAGCCCGACTGCGGGCGTCTGCTGGCCCGGGCGCTGCACGAGCGCCACTTCATGCGGCCTGGGGTGCGGCGGGTGCCGGTGCGCGAAGGTCGGGTGCGCGCCACGCTCTTCCTTCCACCCG GACCTGGTCCCTTTCCGGGGATCATTGACATCTACGGAGTTGGAGGGGGCCTGTTGGAATATCGAGCCAGCCTTCTGGCTGGCCATGACTTTGCCACATTGGCTCTAGCTTTTTATGGCTTTGAAGATCTCCCCAAGGATTGCAGCGACATACACCTGGACTACTTTGAAGAAGCTGTGTGCTATATGCTTCAACATCCCCAg gTAAAGGGCCCAGGCATTGGGCTTCTGGGCATTTCTCTAGGAGCTGACATTTGTCTCTCAATGGCCTCATTCTTGAAGAATGTCTCAGCCACGGTATCTATCAATGGATCTGGGAGCAGCGGAAACACAACCATACACTACAAACAGATTAGCATCCCACCACTGGGCCTTGACCTGAGGCGAATCAAGGTTACTTTCTCAGGCATTCTGGACATTGTAGATATACGGAATGATTTTGGGGTAGAGTCTGAGAACCCCAGTATGATTCCAATAGAGAGGGCGCAAGGGCCCATTCTTTTCATTGCTGGTCAGGATGACCATAACTGGAGGAGTGACTTAAATGTGCAAATGGCCTCTGAATGGTTACAGGCCCATGGAAAGAAAAAACACCAGATCATCCTTTACCCTGGGACTGGGCACTACATCGAACCTCCTTATTTCCCCTTGTGCCCAGCTTCTACGCACAACTTGTTGAACAAAGTTGTGCTCTGGGGTGGGGAGCCCAGAGCTCATTCTAAGGCCCAGGTGGATGCATGGAAGCAAATTCTATCCTTCTTCTGCCAACATCTTGGAGGCACCCACAAGAGTGTGTCCCCCAAGTTGTAA